One Petrotoga sibirica DSM 13575 genomic window carries:
- a CDS encoding alpha-mannosidase produces MLEDITKKKLENGLREVKKSQTLSILQISQMEYFEDKERRFKPEFNDSIDWKKIEKEEKWGGYDKVFWFRKNIEVPESIGEESLFLRVSLEKDGDLDVIPDYPESLLFVNGQFVQGIDKYHKEAIISPKIVQGNVLRIYLRSWTGLRGELNYRFSGLELYKIDKYSQKYYFLAKNVLDTIDQLSQNDIVRVKLFNILNESYKRINFIKPRSKEYYESIKDSYSFLQEELKKMRNFKLDSPKVVLTGHSHIDMAWLWTVLHTREKAQRTFSTVLNLMQEYPEYIFMHSSPALYKFLKNDYPELYEKVKGKIKEGRWEATGGMWIESDSNISPGEFLIRQILFGKRFLKEEFGIDSKVVWLPDAFGYTYALPQIIKKSGMKYFATTKISWNEINKFPYDTFWWKGIDGTKILSHFITTPDKNNYFYTYNGMVEPFTIRGIWDNYKQKDINDELLLVFGWGDGGGGPTYEMLENYEAIKEIPGLPQVDMGRVEDYFAKLGERIRDKNVPVWDDELYFELHRGTYTSQALVKRENRKSEVLYHNAEFLNSMALKLFKNFEYPKNSLNEGWELLLLNQFHDILPGSSIREVYEDARRDFEKIKRIANKEIERAIFMISKEIKCKEDSLVLFNTTPFERDEILELENGKKTLVRGIPPFGYKSIKVSNLEQKQIDEKMIIKEDYIENRYYIIEFNEKGQLKRLYDKENKREVLEEGKLGNVLQTFEDKPYFFDAWDISPYFNEKMKEVTDLIEVKVEAETPLKSVLKFSWRFYDSTIEQRVIVYNHIRRIDFDTHVDWKEKQILLKTAFPVNIRSTKATYNIQFGNIERSTTNNTSWDIAKFEVPAQKWADLSETNYGVSLLNDCKHGYDIKENVMRLTLLRSPIEPDETADRTEHIFIYSLLPHAGTWRDSQVIQEAYKLNYPVIVKKIRKNEEGNLPDNFSFIKVNDFDVVIETIKKAEDDDSILIRLFEDKGSRKKEVEIEFFRSLKKVVECNLIEEEEKEIAFKDNKIVFSITPYEIKTFKVWF; encoded by the coding sequence ATGTTAGAAGACATAACCAAGAAAAAGTTAGAGAACGGATTAAGAGAAGTTAAAAAATCACAAACACTTAGTATTCTCCAAATTTCGCAAATGGAATACTTTGAAGACAAAGAAAGAAGATTCAAGCCTGAATTCAACGATTCAATAGACTGGAAAAAGATAGAAAAAGAGGAAAAGTGGGGAGGGTACGATAAGGTATTTTGGTTTAGAAAAAATATCGAAGTGCCTGAAAGTATTGGTGAAGAAAGTCTATTTTTGAGGGTTTCTTTGGAAAAAGATGGTGATTTGGACGTTATTCCTGACTATCCTGAATCTTTACTCTTTGTAAATGGTCAATTCGTTCAAGGAATAGATAAATACCATAAAGAGGCTATAATATCGCCAAAGATTGTACAAGGAAATGTATTGAGGATATACTTAAGGTCATGGACTGGCTTGAGAGGGGAATTAAATTACAGATTTTCAGGTTTGGAACTTTACAAAATAGATAAATATTCACAAAAGTACTATTTCTTAGCAAAGAATGTTCTTGACACAATCGATCAACTAAGTCAAAACGATATTGTAAGAGTAAAATTATTCAATATTTTAAACGAGTCTTACAAAAGAATCAATTTTATAAAACCTCGATCCAAAGAATACTATGAATCAATAAAAGACAGTTATAGTTTTTTGCAAGAAGAATTGAAAAAAATGAGAAATTTTAAGCTGGATTCTCCGAAAGTTGTTTTGACAGGACATTCTCATATAGATATGGCATGGCTTTGGACAGTTTTACACACAAGAGAAAAAGCACAAAGAACCTTTTCGACGGTTCTCAATCTGATGCAAGAGTATCCAGAATATATATTTATGCACTCTTCTCCGGCATTGTACAAGTTCTTAAAAAACGATTACCCTGAGTTGTATGAAAAAGTAAAGGGAAAAATAAAAGAAGGCAGATGGGAAGCAACTGGTGGTATGTGGATAGAGTCTGATTCCAATATTTCTCCAGGTGAGTTTTTGATAAGACAGATACTATTTGGGAAAAGGTTCTTAAAAGAAGAGTTTGGAATTGATTCTAAAGTTGTATGGTTGCCAGATGCATTTGGTTACACATACGCCCTTCCTCAGATAATAAAGAAAAGTGGAATGAAGTACTTCGCTACAACCAAAATAAGCTGGAATGAGATCAACAAATTCCCTTACGATACTTTTTGGTGGAAAGGCATCGATGGGACTAAAATTCTATCCCATTTTATTACGACTCCAGATAAGAACAATTATTTTTATACCTACAACGGTATGGTGGAACCTTTCACGATAAGGGGGATATGGGATAACTACAAACAAAAAGATATAAACGATGAATTACTTCTTGTCTTCGGTTGGGGAGATGGGGGAGGAGGCCCAACATATGAAATGTTAGAAAATTATGAAGCAATAAAAGAAATCCCAGGTTTACCCCAAGTGGATATGGGAAGAGTAGAAGACTATTTTGCGAAATTGGGTGAAAGAATAAGGGATAAAAATGTCCCAGTTTGGGATGATGAGCTGTACTTCGAATTACATCGAGGTACGTATACTTCACAAGCCCTTGTGAAAAGAGAAAACAGAAAATCAGAAGTATTGTACCATAACGCAGAATTCTTAAATTCTATGGCTTTGAAATTATTTAAAAATTTCGAATATCCTAAAAATTCTCTAAATGAAGGATGGGAACTATTATTATTAAATCAATTCCACGATATTTTACCAGGTTCCTCAATAAGAGAGGTTTACGAAGATGCAAGGAGGGACTTTGAAAAGATAAAGAGGATAGCTAACAAAGAGATCGAAAGAGCTATTTTCATGATTTCAAAAGAAATAAAATGCAAAGAAGACAGTTTGGTATTATTCAATACCACCCCCTTTGAAAGGGACGAGATTTTAGAGCTAGAAAACGGTAAAAAAACTTTGGTTAGAGGAATCCCCCCTTTTGGCTATAAAAGTATTAAGGTATCAAATTTGGAGCAGAAGCAAATTGATGAAAAAATGATCATAAAAGAAGATTACATTGAAAACAGATACTATATAATCGAATTCAATGAAAAAGGGCAGCTTAAAAGATTATACGATAAAGAAAATAAAAGGGAAGTACTAGAAGAGGGGAAATTGGGAAACGTGCTACAAACCTTCGAAGATAAACCTTACTTTTTTGACGCATGGGATATTTCTCCTTATTTCAACGAAAAGATGAAAGAGGTTACTGATTTAATCGAAGTAAAAGTAGAGGCAGAAACTCCTTTAAAAAGTGTTTTAAAATTCTCATGGAGGTTTTATGACTCAACTATCGAACAAAGAGTCATTGTGTACAACCACATAAGAAGAATCGATTTTGATACACATGTTGACTGGAAAGAGAAACAGATTTTATTAAAAACAGCTTTTCCTGTTAATATAAGGAGCACAAAAGCCACCTACAACATACAATTTGGGAACATAGAAAGAAGTACGACCAACAACACGAGTTGGGATATAGCAAAGTTTGAAGTCCCTGCACAGAAGTGGGCAGATCTTTCAGAAACAAATTACGGAGTTTCACTATTAAACGATTGTAAACATGGATACGATATAAAAGAAAACGTTATGAGACTCACTCTTCTCAGATCACCAATCGAACCCGATGAAACCGCTGATAGAACAGAACATATATTCATTTACTCTCTTTTACCACACGCTGGAACATGGAGAGATTCACAAGTAATACAAGAAGCCTACAAATTGAATTATCCTGTAATAGTTAAAAAGATAAGAAAAAACGAAGAAGGAAACCTCCCTGACAATTTCTCTTTTATCAAGGTCAACGATTTTGATGTGGTAATTGAAACCATAAAAAAAGCGGAAGATGATGACTCTATACTAATTAGACTTTTCGAAGATAAAGGCAGTCGAAAAAAGGAAGTGGAAATAGAATTTTTTAGAAGTTTAAAAAAAGTGGTTGAATGTAATTTAATTGAAGAAGAGGAAAAAGAAATTGCATTTAAAGATAATAAAATCGTATTCAGTATAACACCATACGAAATAAAAACCTTTAAAGTGTGGTTTTAA
- a CDS encoding ABC transporter substrate-binding protein yields MKRTVMFLFMVSLLSVLSFPVTIEFWHAMSGDRIALIEDIVSDFEEAYPDIKVNAQYSGSYPETLNKLIAGVQSGNAPHIVQIYEIGTRLMIDSGVIVPVQDLLDQDDSYDVGVLLEPILNYYKVDGKLYSMPFNSSTALLYYNKTLFEEAGLDPNRPPQTYEELLEYSRILTKKDSNGTTVQYGLTWPTHSWIIEQLMAAADAPLVNNDNGRTARATEAVFNSEAGLKIFELFDQLNKEGLILNTAREDWNAAGQNFVSGRAAMNFFSTSDVKVFQEGLESNGYELGTAFLPVPDISVSGGPVIGGASLWLIDGHTDEETKAAWEFLKFVNREDQQIRWHQGTGYFPVRKDAIQRLHYEEFYAENPNYFTSLLQLLLAKRDFNSAGAVIGVFPETRETIEIAYERMVDGQMTPEEALSWAESRVTELIQEYNEFYQ; encoded by the coding sequence GTGAAAAGGACGGTTATGTTTTTATTTATGGTTTCTTTGTTAAGCGTTTTGTCTTTCCCTGTAACCATAGAGTTTTGGCATGCGATGAGTGGAGACAGGATAGCTTTGATTGAAGATATTGTGAGTGATTTTGAAGAAGCTTATCCGGATATAAAAGTAAATGCGCAATATTCAGGAAGTTATCCTGAGACGTTGAATAAGCTTATTGCAGGGGTACAATCCGGGAATGCACCTCACATAGTACAGATTTACGAAATAGGTACAAGATTGATGATAGACAGCGGTGTCATAGTTCCTGTCCAAGATTTACTTGATCAAGATGATTCTTATGATGTAGGAGTTTTGTTGGAACCGATATTAAATTATTACAAAGTTGATGGGAAGTTGTACTCCATGCCTTTCAATTCATCTACCGCTTTGTTGTATTACAACAAAACGCTCTTTGAAGAAGCAGGCTTAGATCCAAATAGACCTCCTCAAACTTACGAAGAACTATTGGAATACTCCAGAATTTTAACAAAGAAAGACTCAAATGGAACTACCGTTCAGTACGGATTAACTTGGCCTACCCATTCATGGATAATTGAACAACTTATGGCTGCCGCTGATGCGCCACTTGTTAACAACGATAACGGAAGAACCGCTAGAGCGACAGAGGCTGTTTTTAATAGTGAAGCAGGTTTAAAAATATTTGAACTGTTTGACCAATTGAACAAAGAAGGTTTAATTCTTAATACAGCTAGGGAAGATTGGAATGCTGCCGGACAAAATTTCGTTTCAGGTAGAGCAGCTATGAATTTCTTTTCTACATCTGATGTAAAGGTTTTTCAAGAAGGGTTAGAAAGTAACGGCTACGAGTTAGGTACAGCCTTTTTACCTGTTCCAGATATAAGTGTCAGTGGAGGACCAGTTATTGGAGGAGCAAGTTTATGGTTGATAGATGGCCATACAGACGAAGAAACCAAAGCTGCCTGGGAATTTTTGAAGTTTGTCAATCGTGAAGATCAACAGATAAGATGGCACCAAGGTACAGGGTATTTTCCAGTTAGAAAAGATGCCATTCAAAGGCTGCACTATGAAGAGTTCTATGCTGAGAACCCAAATTACTTCACTTCCTTATTGCAACTATTGCTAGCTAAAAGAGATTTCAACTCCGCTGGAGCAGTTATTGGAGTGTTCCCTGAAACACGAGAGACTATAGAAATAGCGTATGAAAGAATGGTTGATGGACAAATGACACCTGAAGAGGCACTGAGCTGGGCTGAAAGTAGAGTAACAGAATTAATCCAAGAATATAACGAATTCTATCAATAA
- a CDS encoding heavy-metal-associated domain-containing protein translates to MKYIFDVPDMSCEHCKMNIEKQLKSSGIVQDFSIDLENKKVEVETLQEPEKIENLLDEIGYPPKLVSQE, encoded by the coding sequence ATGAAATATATCTTTGATGTACCAGATATGTCTTGCGAACATTGCAAAATGAACATAGAAAAGCAGTTAAAGTCTTCGGGTATTGTACAAGATTTCAGTATTGATTTAGAAAACAAAAAAGTTGAAGTTGAAACACTCCAAGAACCCGAAAAAATAGAAAACTTACTGGATGAAATAGGTTATCCCCCAAAATTGGTAAGCCAGGAATAA
- a CDS encoding carbohydrate ABC transporter permease, with product MKWGKYTPYLLLAPTLIIIALFIYWPAINSFLMSFYKISPFGNKKIYAGLDNYIKLFENEAYWDALKITIIYIVTTVIIVIILGYLIAQLLDNKVFGVRIYRTLIFVPYVISFTIGGALWTFMLNPVAGHVNYILSRITGESINWLNQVPYALISVIVASVWKMLPFSIIFYLAGLQSISESIIESSLIDGANVWQRMWKIKFPILSPITFYLVIMNITNGMFESFGIIDIMTRGGPLGSTTTLIYKLYQDAFFFQKTSLAAAESVILFIIMSIITFLYFRFGEKRVHYQ from the coding sequence ATGAAGTGGGGAAAATATACACCTTATCTTTTGCTTGCACCGACACTAATAATTATTGCCCTTTTTATATATTGGCCTGCAATTAACTCCTTTCTAATGAGCTTTTATAAAATATCACCATTTGGTAATAAGAAAATATATGCAGGTTTAGACAATTACATTAAGCTTTTTGAGAATGAGGCATATTGGGATGCGTTAAAGATCACAATCATATATATAGTTACAACGGTAATAATAGTCATTATTTTAGGCTACCTGATCGCACAATTATTAGATAATAAGGTTTTTGGGGTAAGAATTTATAGAACTTTAATTTTTGTTCCTTATGTTATTTCCTTTACTATTGGAGGTGCGCTGTGGACCTTTATGTTGAATCCGGTTGCAGGGCATGTGAATTATATTCTGTCAAGAATCACAGGAGAAAGTATTAATTGGTTAAATCAAGTGCCATATGCGTTAATTTCAGTTATAGTTGCCAGTGTTTGGAAGATGCTGCCTTTTTCAATTATTTTCTACCTTGCAGGGTTACAGTCCATATCGGAATCAATAATAGAGAGTTCTCTTATTGATGGAGCGAACGTATGGCAAAGGATGTGGAAAATAAAATTTCCTATACTTTCTCCCATTACATTTTACTTAGTTATTATGAACATCACCAATGGAATGTTTGAGTCGTTTGGGATCATTGACATTATGACAAGAGGGGGACCCTTAGGAAGCACTACAACCTTAATTTACAAACTATATCAAGACGCATTCTTTTTCCAAAAAACAAGTTTAGCAGCTGCTGAGAGTGTTATCTTATTTATTATTATGTCAATTATCACCTTTCTTTATTTTAGATTTGGTGAGAAAAGGGTTCATTATCAATGA
- a CDS encoding carbohydrate ABC transporter permease, producing MRKSTREKVNYVFVEIGLIIESFFMFLPFILAISMSFMEPTEVFSYPPKFFPSSINFKNYITAIQLVPMGRMLFNSLLVASFTTLGKLITGTLAAYAFSSFQFKGKNILFSTLFVTLFLPAETVMILPLFMLMSNLGWVNTYWALIIPFTASATNTFLFRQHFMTIPRSLEDAAKIDGASAMQYFFKVLVPLSGPIIAGAAIINFVYAWNMYLWPLIVTMQDDMRTVQVGVKMMISGESSNNWGVIMAGTLLVALPTLIIFFLLQDLFVKSLVNSGLKE from the coding sequence ATGAGGAAATCTACCAGAGAAAAAGTTAATTATGTTTTTGTAGAGATAGGTTTAATAATTGAATCTTTTTTCATGTTTTTACCTTTCATACTTGCAATTTCCATGAGTTTTATGGAACCAACGGAGGTTTTCTCTTATCCACCTAAGTTTTTTCCTTCAAGTATCAATTTTAAAAATTACATTACAGCTATACAACTTGTTCCAATGGGCAGAATGTTGTTCAATTCTTTGCTGGTGGCTTCATTTACAACATTAGGAAAGTTAATAACAGGAACATTGGCTGCTTATGCTTTTTCTTCTTTTCAATTTAAAGGAAAGAACATATTGTTTTCCACACTATTTGTAACTTTATTTTTGCCAGCAGAAACGGTTATGATTTTACCTTTGTTTATGCTGATGTCAAATCTGGGTTGGGTTAACACCTACTGGGCGTTGATAATACCTTTTACCGCTTCAGCAACCAATACATTCCTATTTAGGCAACATTTTATGACGATTCCTCGCTCTTTAGAGGATGCAGCAAAAATAGATGGTGCTTCAGCTATGCAATATTTTTTCAAGGTGCTTGTACCTTTGTCTGGGCCAATAATCGCTGGGGCGGCTATTATTAATTTTGTTTATGCATGGAATATGTATCTTTGGCCTTTGATAGTTACCATGCAAGATGACATGAGGACGGTACAGGTTGGCGTAAAGATGATGATCTCAGGAGAGTCCAGTAACAATTGGGGAGTGATAATGGCAGGGACACTGTTAGTTGCTTTACCTACCCTTATAATATTTTTTCTACTTCAAGATTTGTTTGTAAAAAGTTTGGTAAATAGTGGGCTTAAAGAATGA
- a CDS encoding diacylglycerol/lipid kinase family protein: MEENKILFIVNPVAGGGKALKVWTKNIYPILENKKISFDYLFTQKPYDGFNLAMEGIKKGYKKLVSVGGDGTVNEIVNAIMSQDIIDPIEISVGSIGSGSGNDWGKSVGIPANYEEAVSNLQKDNFILQDVGKVGYIQKGVEKTRYFVNVAGMGFDAEVTYKANKSKKRLFGKLSYSLILLSTLLSFKDPYIEIKIDGEKVYENQALTLNVGICRYSGGGMMFTPKAKYDDGLFDITVVDKISVATILSNLRKIYDGSFINHEAVETFRGKSVEITSKEKLYLEVDGESLGHSPLYFEIFPQRLKVLSGLSIEH, from the coding sequence GTGGAAGAAAATAAAATATTATTCATAGTCAATCCGGTAGCAGGTGGGGGTAAAGCCCTAAAAGTATGGACAAAAAATATCTATCCTATTTTGGAAAATAAAAAGATATCCTTTGATTATTTATTTACCCAGAAGCCTTACGATGGTTTTAATTTGGCAATGGAAGGGATCAAAAAAGGGTATAAAAAATTAGTTTCTGTTGGTGGAGATGGAACGGTCAACGAAATAGTTAACGCAATAATGTCGCAGGATATTATCGATCCAATCGAAATATCAGTTGGTTCTATAGGTTCTGGCTCTGGTAACGATTGGGGAAAAAGCGTCGGTATACCTGCTAATTATGAAGAGGCGGTAAGCAATTTACAGAAAGACAATTTTATATTGCAAGATGTTGGTAAGGTTGGTTATATTCAAAAAGGCGTTGAAAAAACAAGATATTTTGTGAATGTTGCAGGAATGGGGTTTGATGCAGAAGTCACCTATAAGGCAAATAAAAGTAAAAAAAGATTGTTTGGCAAGCTTTCCTACTCTTTAATTCTGTTGAGCACCTTACTTTCGTTCAAGGATCCCTATATTGAAATCAAAATTGATGGAGAAAAGGTTTATGAAAATCAAGCTTTAACCTTGAATGTTGGAATTTGTAGATACAGTGGAGGAGGGATGATGTTTACACCTAAAGCAAAATACGACGATGGACTTTTCGACATAACTGTAGTTGATAAGATATCTGTTGCTACAATTTTATCAAATTTAAGGAAAATATACGATGGTTCTTTTATAAATCATGAAGCTGTGGAAACCTTTAGAGGAAAATCGGTAGAAATTACATCCAAAGAAAAGCTGTATTTAGAGGTAGATGGTGAATCTTTAGGCCACTCTCCTTTGTATTTTGAAATTTTCCCGCAAAGACTAAAAGTTTTAAGTGGATTATCAATAGAGCATTGA
- a CDS encoding heavy metal translocating P-type ATPase has product MSEVKEKSLEPTNSQEKFDENNKVSFSVQGMTCATCVKNVERALKKLEGVKYVSVNLATEKAVLISQEAIPMNKIKKAVSDVGYKVSEEMPTEDLIEKRFKESRKDMYISLAFTIPLMVLMILNMSGLNIPFLLLIELIGAGATILIPGKKTLKSSWIALSHLHTNMDTLISLGAISAWATTILAIVGLNILSFGTIASMLITLNLIGRYIEARMKHSTSREIKLLLSMKVDKANVITNEGVVELPIETVKVGDLILVRQGEKIPLDGTILEGQASINESMISGEPLPVSKGEQDSVVSGTILESGLLKIKVEKVGEDTFLNQMIKLVEEASSSKVPIQALADRITLYFIPTVFSLAVLSFMLWFFQYETFQPFLINASNVIPWVLTDAGPLSTAIFSFVATLVIACPCALGLATPMALVAASSVSAKKGLIIKNGEAIQTAKDIDTILMDKTGTLTKGQPSVIEHNLDDETFFIISEIEKNSTHPLAKAIVEYAHEHIKNQNIEIEEIEEITGKGIVGTYKNNEYYIGKPRDAKPYQEFMENAETVIEVSKNEKIVGYIRIADEIKSDAVEAIKKLKEMGMEPIMVTGDNENTARAVAKKVGIDKVFANISPQNKVEIVRKYQIEGKKVAMIGDGINDAAALKSSEMGIAIGNGTDLAIESADVIISQGEISKVIDAIKISEITFKKIKQNLFWAFFYNIIAIPLAMVGILHPAIAEIAMLFSSINVIYNSSRITKKL; this is encoded by the coding sequence AGAACCAACAAATTCTCAAGAAAAATTCGACGAAAATAATAAAGTATCATTCAGCGTTCAGGGGATGACATGCGCTACATGCGTAAAAAATGTAGAAAGGGCGCTTAAAAAATTAGAAGGGGTAAAATATGTCTCCGTCAATTTAGCGACAGAAAAAGCTGTATTAATATCACAAGAAGCTATTCCGATGAACAAAATCAAAAAGGCTGTATCAGACGTTGGATACAAGGTTTCTGAAGAAATGCCTACAGAGGATTTGATAGAAAAAAGATTCAAAGAATCACGCAAAGATATGTATATTTCATTAGCTTTCACGATTCCTCTTATGGTTCTTATGATCTTAAATATGAGTGGATTGAATATTCCTTTTCTGCTATTGATTGAGTTAATCGGTGCAGGCGCCACTATCTTAATACCGGGCAAAAAAACTTTAAAAAGCTCCTGGATCGCTTTATCTCATCTTCATACAAATATGGATACATTAATTTCTCTTGGGGCTATTTCCGCTTGGGCAACAACGATTTTAGCAATTGTAGGCTTAAATATTCTTTCTTTTGGTACTATTGCATCGATGTTGATTACCTTGAATTTGATAGGGAGATACATCGAAGCAAGGATGAAACATAGCACTTCAAGAGAAATAAAGCTCCTTCTTTCCATGAAAGTTGACAAAGCCAATGTAATTACTAATGAAGGTGTAGTTGAATTACCCATAGAGACAGTCAAAGTAGGTGATTTAATACTGGTGAGACAAGGTGAAAAAATTCCTTTAGATGGTACTATCTTAGAAGGACAAGCTTCGATAAATGAATCTATGATAAGTGGGGAGCCATTACCTGTATCAAAAGGCGAGCAGGATTCCGTAGTGAGTGGAACAATACTCGAATCTGGACTCTTAAAAATAAAAGTAGAAAAAGTGGGAGAAGACACATTCCTAAATCAAATGATCAAACTTGTAGAAGAAGCTTCATCCTCTAAAGTACCTATTCAAGCTCTGGCTGACAGAATAACCTTGTATTTCATACCAACGGTTTTTTCTTTAGCTGTCTTAAGCTTTATGCTTTGGTTTTTCCAATATGAAACATTTCAACCTTTTTTGATTAACGCTTCAAATGTCATTCCTTGGGTTCTTACAGATGCCGGCCCTCTATCTACAGCAATTTTTTCTTTTGTTGCCACTCTTGTTATAGCGTGCCCATGTGCACTTGGCTTAGCAACACCTATGGCCCTTGTGGCTGCAAGTTCTGTATCTGCCAAAAAAGGATTGATCATAAAAAATGGAGAAGCCATCCAAACGGCTAAAGATATAGATACAATTCTCATGGACAAAACTGGAACCTTAACTAAAGGCCAACCTTCAGTTATCGAACACAATTTAGATGATGAAACATTTTTTATTATTTCAGAAATAGAGAAAAATTCTACTCACCCATTGGCTAAAGCCATAGTCGAATACGCACATGAGCATATTAAGAATCAGAACATTGAAATCGAAGAAATAGAGGAAATAACAGGCAAAGGAATCGTTGGAACATACAAAAACAATGAATACTATATAGGTAAACCACGTGATGCAAAACCCTACCAAGAATTTATGGAAAACGCAGAGACGGTAATAGAGGTAAGTAAAAATGAAAAAATTGTTGGGTACATAAGAATCGCTGATGAGATTAAAAGTGATGCAGTAGAAGCTATAAAAAAATTAAAAGAAATGGGAATGGAACCCATAATGGTAACAGGCGACAACGAAAACACCGCCAGAGCCGTTGCTAAAAAGGTTGGAATTGATAAAGTCTTTGCAAATATATCTCCTCAAAATAAAGTAGAAATAGTCAGAAAATATCAGATAGAAGGGAAAAAAGTAGCTATGATAGGCGATGGAATAAACGATGCCGCAGCTTTAAAATCATCTGAGATGGGTATTGCAATAGGTAACGGAACGGATTTAGCAATAGAATCTGCGGATGTAATAATAAGCCAAGGAGAAATTTCAAAAGTAATAGATGCAATAAAGATATCTGAAATAACCTTTAAAAAAATCAAGCAAAACTTATTCTGGGCATTCTTCTACAACATTATTGCAATACCTTTGGCAATGGTTGGAATCCTTCACCCAGCTATAGCAGAGATTGCTATGTTATTTAGTTCCATAAACGTTATTTACAATTCTAGTCGAATTACAAAAAAACTATAG